The following are from one region of the Syntrophales bacterium genome:
- a CDS encoding ACP S-malonyltransferase, whose protein sequence is MIKQEIAVVFPGQGSQRFGMGKDFYDNIPVSRDTYREASDALGWDVAAMCFGTDERLNLTEYAQPCILTTEIAMLQGLKFLYDFSPSFFGGHSLGEYTALVAADVLPLSDALKVVQIRGNLMQEAVPVGVGSMSAVISDNIDVNMINDILVGIPVDVANVNSADQVVISGVSSAMPEAEKLLMASDKKRTFRFVPLDVSAPFHSYFMRAIEEAFKKTLHTLKEKLTPSGAKKVTSNYTGGFHSDKLDEIVDGLVSQLSNTVRWRDNMRVLASKADRIYEVGPARPLRSFFKTIGVKCSSITTLSAAKRVFED, encoded by the coding sequence ATGATAAAGCAAGAAATAGCAGTGGTTTTTCCCGGTCAGGGGTCTCAGCGCTTCGGTATGGGAAAGGACTTTTATGACAATATTCCGGTGAGCCGTGATACCTATCGTGAGGCTTCTGATGCGCTCGGATGGGATGTGGCTGCCATGTGCTTTGGCACGGATGAGCGGCTCAATCTTACTGAGTATGCTCAGCCGTGCATTCTGACAACCGAGATTGCTATGCTGCAGGGCTTGAAATTTCTATATGACTTTTCACCTTCGTTTTTCGGGGGTCACAGTCTCGGTGAGTATACAGCCCTTGTTGCTGCGGATGTCCTGCCTTTGTCAGATGCTCTCAAGGTTGTGCAGATTCGTGGCAACCTTATGCAGGAGGCAGTACCTGTGGGGGTTGGATCTATGTCTGCGGTCATTTCAGACAATATAGATGTAAATATGATCAATGATATCTTAGTGGGTATTCCTGTTGATGTTGCGAATGTAAATTCTGCAGATCAGGTTGTAATCAGTGGAGTATCCAGTGCCATGCCAGAGGCGGAAAAACTTCTTATGGCTTCAGATAAAAAACGGACTTTCCGATTTGTACCTCTTGATGTAAGTGCACCCTTTCACAGCTACTTTATGAGAGCAATTGAAGAGGCCTTTAAAAAGACATTGCATACTCTGAAAGAGAAATTAACACCAAGCGGTGCAAAGAAAGTAACTTCAAATTATACCGGTGGGTTTCATTCAGATAAACTTGATGAGATAGTTGACGGGTTGGTGTCTCAGTTAAGTAACACAGTACGGTGGCGCGATAATATGCGTGTCTTGGCTTCTAAGGCAGACAGAATATATGAGGTTGGCCCGGCCCGCCCGCTGAGAAGCTTTTTTAAGACCATCGGTGTGAAGTGCTCGTCAATCACAACACTGTCAGCAGCAAAACGAGTATTTGAAGATTAA